The following proteins are co-located in the Hevea brasiliensis isolate MT/VB/25A 57/8 chromosome 11, ASM3005281v1, whole genome shotgun sequence genome:
- the LOC110672688 gene encoding probable glycosyltransferase At5g25310 yields the protein MDTKLHSFSFTHCFLVVLFIFFILILSGLFNFTSFSFFSHSNFQSSISVPAVQFQTIVGPSDQFHYVHSAPSSYASPVNRFRNSSTAIRKISKPISREEKLLEQGLARARASIRKAGTSSLIVSPIAGLNQSDVDREFVYRNGASFYQSYLEMERRFKVYVYSEGDLPIVHDGPCKDIYTVEGRFIHEMEHGARRYRTRDPQRAHVYFMPFSVAWMVKYLYKPLTYDLTPLRQFVADYVKVVSTKYPFWNRTCGADHFTLACHDWGPHTSRAHPLLYNTSIRVLCNANTSEGFNPQKDVSLPEIHLYSGKFPPQLLSPPPANTSRPYLAFFAGGLHGPIRPLLLNQWKDRDSDLRVFEYLPKNLDYYSFMLQSKFCLCPSGHEVASPRIVEAIYAECIPVILSKHYVLPFSDVLRWEAFSVKVNVSEIPRLKEVLRSVPEEKYLKLKEGLKAVRRHFVLNQPAERFDVFHMILHSIWLRRINLRLG from the exons ATGGATACCAAACTGCATTCATTTTCCTTCACTCATTGTTTTCTAGTTGTTCTTTTTATCTTCTTCATTTTGATCCTTTCTGGGCTTTTTAATTTTACTTCATTTTCATTCTTCTCTCATTCCAATTTTCAATCCTCAATCTCAGTGCCTGCCGTCCAGTTTCAGACTATTGTTGGCCCCTCCGATCAATTCCACTATGTTCATTCTGCTCCGTCCAGCTATGCTTCTCCAGTCAACCGATTCAGAAACAGTAGTACTGCCATT AGGAAAATCTCAAAACCAATCAGCAGAGAAGAAAAGCTGCTGGAACAAGGACTAGCTCGAGCTCGAGCTTCAATACGCAAGGCAGGCACATCATCTCTAATCGTCTCGCCAATTGCCGGCCTCAACCAAAGCGATGTCGACAGAGAATTTGTTTATCGTAACGGCGCCTCATTTTACCA GAGTTATCTGGAGATGGAGAGAAGATTCAAGGTCTACGTATACTCGGAAGGGGACCTACCAATCGTCCATGATGGGCCATGCAAGGACATATATACGGTTGAGGGGAGGTTTATACACGAGATGGAACACGGTGCCAGGAGGTATAGAACGAGGGATCCTCAACGTGCTCACGTTTATTTCATGCCCTTCAGCGTGGCCTGGATGGTCAAGTACCTCTATAAGCCTCTCACATACGATCTTACACCGCTGAGGCAGTTTGTGGCTGATTATGTGAAAGTGGTATCTACCAAATACCCTTTTTGGAATAGAACCTGCGGGGCGGACCACTTCACGCTCGCTTGTCATGATTGG GGTCCCCACACATCCCGGGCCCACCCGCTTCTTTATAACACATCAATCCGAGTCCTGTGCAATGCCAACACTTCTGAAGGTTTCAATCCCCAAAAGGATGTAAGCCTCCCTGAAATCCACCTCTACAGCGGAAAATTTCCACCCCAACTCCTATCCCCACCACCAGCCAATACCTCACGTCCCTACCTTGCATTCTTTGCCGGTGGGCTACATGGCCCAATCCGTCCCCTCCTCCTCAACCAGTGGAAAGATCGTGATTCTGATCTTCGTGTCTTCGAGTACCTTCCTAAAAACTTGGATTattattcattcatgctccaatcCAAGTTTTGTCTATGTCCAAGCGGGCATGAAGTGGCAAGCCCTAGAATTGTTGAGGCCATTTATGCCGAATGCATACCTGTGATTTTGTCGAAACATTACGTGCTGCCATTTAGCGATGTTTTAAGATGGGAGGCCTTTTCAGTAAAGGTGAATGTATCTGAGATTCCAAGGCTAAAAGAGGTGTTGAGATCAGTTCCTGAAGAAAAATATTTGAAGCTTAAGGAGGGTTTAAAAGCTGTTAGGAGGCATTTTGTGCTGAACCAGCCAGCTGAGAGATTTGATGTGTTTCATATGATACTGCATTCCATATGGCTCAGGAGAATAAATTTGAGACTTGGATAG